The following are encoded together in the Selenihalanaerobacter shriftii genome:
- the remB gene encoding extracellular matrix regulator RemB has translation MLLHLGNDYMIPTKDVVLIADIESTSSEITEEFLEIAEEEGFIKNFSKGEPKSFVITDETIYYSNISSKTLRKRMNFVNRLNRDH, from the coding sequence ATGTTATTACATTTAGGGAACGATTATATGATTCCGACCAAAGATGTAGTGTTGATTGCTGATATTGAATCTACCTCATCAGAGATTACAGAAGAATTTTTAGAAATAGCGGAAGAAGAAGGATTTATTAAGAACTTTTCTAAAGGAGAACCTAAGTCATTTGTAATAACAGATGAGACAATTTATTATTCTAATATATCTTCAAAAACATTAAGAAAGAGAATGAATTTTGTCAATCGCTTAAACCGTGATCATTAG
- the yidD gene encoding membrane protein insertion efficiency factor YidD: MLKELLLGLIRVYQKFISPLKPGKCRFYPTCSNYALEAVEKYDIIKGGIMAVRRILSCHPFHPGGYDPVE; encoded by the coding sequence ATGCTAAAAGAATTGTTATTAGGTCTGATCAGGGTTTATCAGAAGTTTATTTCTCCGTTAAAGCCAGGGAAGTGTCGATTTTATCCAACATGTTCAAATTATGCCTTGGAGGCTGTAGAAAAATATGATATTATTAAAGGAGGTATTATGGCAGTAAGAAGAATTTTATCTTGTCATCCTTTCCATCCTGGTGGATACGACCCTGTAGAATAG
- a CDS encoding RNA-binding S4 domain-containing protein has translation MEEISINTETINLDQFLKWSNITATGGEAKLIIKEGKVMVNGEIEKRRSTSLSSGDIIKVQDQQYKIINQ, from the coding sequence ATGGAAGAAATAAGTATTAATACAGAAACAATTAATTTAGACCAATTCTTAAAATGGAGTAATATTACTGCTACAGGAGGAGAGGCTAAATTAATTATAAAAGAAGGAAAAGTAATGGTTAATGGTGAAATAGAAAAGAGGCGTAGTACCTCATTATCTTCAGGGGATATTATAAAAGTACAAGACCAGCAATATAAAATAATAAACCAATAA
- a CDS encoding DUF721 domain-containing protein: MVKSINNVLDKTLKNLNLSKKLKEKSVLNIWPEVIGKELVKYTKASYINKGILFVKVNSSTWAHQLLFLKKDLIEKLNNKLDEEIVKDIRFKVGSTNTNNKLNSKRKESFDLDVIDLTEKEISKIEDDLKNISDPEMKEKFYSLMIKDKKLNKLKSKEGWVRCKYCSALHPEDVNECMICQLKKNKNFNKLEQMLLEIPWLDYEEISDIYPNLLNSDYKRIKQRLLNKFWDDIKDKLPKAINNDDQKVTQELKVLIQYYVMLNRGVYPNELNRDIIQEVIGNNYIQIYDQL, from the coding sequence ATGGTTAAGTCTATTAATAATGTTTTAGATAAGACCTTAAAGAACTTAAATTTAAGTAAAAAACTAAAAGAAAAGAGTGTACTAAATATTTGGCCAGAAGTTATCGGAAAAGAATTAGTAAAGTATACTAAGGCTAGTTATATAAATAAAGGAATTTTATTTGTAAAAGTTAATAGTTCTACATGGGCTCATCAATTACTCTTTTTAAAAAAAGATTTAATTGAAAAATTGAATAATAAATTAGATGAAGAAATAGTAAAAGACATTAGATTTAAAGTAGGCTCTACTAATACTAATAACAAACTAAATTCAAAGAGAAAAGAATCCTTTGATTTGGATGTAATAGATTTAACTGAAAAGGAAATAAGTAAAATTGAAGATGACTTAAAAAATATTTCTGATCCAGAGATGAAGGAAAAATTTTATTCATTAATGATTAAAGATAAAAAACTAAATAAATTAAAATCAAAAGAAGGTTGGGTTAGGTGCAAATATTGTTCTGCTCTCCATCCTGAAGATGTTAACGAGTGTATGATATGTCAACTAAAGAAGAATAAGAATTTTAATAAGTTAGAGCAAATGTTATTAGAAATTCCTTGGTTGGATTATGAAGAAATAAGTGATATTTATCCCAATCTGTTAAATTCAGATTATAAAAGAATCAAACAGAGATTACTTAATAAGTTTTGGGATGATATAAAAGATAAATTACCAAAAGCTATTAATAATGATGATCAAAAGGTTACTCAAGAACTCAAAGTTTTAATTCAATATTATGTTATGTTAAACAGGGGAGTCTATCCAAATGAATTAAATAGAGATATAATTCAAGAAGTTATTGGAAATAATTATATACAGATTTATGATCAGTTGTAA
- the gyrB gene encoding DNA topoisomerase (ATP-hydrolyzing) subunit B: MKNDEFIHSEYDAEQIQVLEGLEAVRKRPGMYVGNTDLRGLHHLVYEVVDNSIDEAMAGYCDTIEVNIEPGNIITITDDGRGIPVSPHPKLEKTAVEIVMTVLHAGGKFDSDGYKVSGGLHGVGVSVVNALSEWLEVEVKRNNKVYHQRYESGIPTKELTVIGDSNRSGTKIRFKPDQTIFENIEFKYKTLIKRLRELAYLNKGIEIKVKDLRLEEVKEDTFQYEGGIVSFVKNLNKNKDPIYDEPIYFETEDGDNHVEVAIQYNETYVDNIFTFANNINTHEGGTHLSGFKSALTRTVNDYARKQNHLKEDDPNLSGDDIREGIVAIINIKLTDPQFEGQTKTKLGNSEIRGVVDSAISENLRQYLEQNPKIGSIIIQKALRAAQARKAAKKARELTRRKSALTSTSLPGKLADCSSRDPEESEIYIVEGDSAGGSAKQGRDRKFQAILPLRGKILNVEKARLNRILNNNEIRSLITALGTGIADEFDISKIRYKKVIIMTDADVDGAHIRTLLLTFFYRYMRPLLEAGNIYIAQPPLYKISRGRAEYYVYNDRKLEELLNDIGKKGISMQRYKGLGEMNPNQLWKTTMDPENRTVLQVQIEDAVMADDIFTTLMGDKVAPRREFIQTHAKEARNIDI; encoded by the coding sequence ATGAAAAATGATGAATTTATCCATTCTGAATATGATGCCGAACAGATTCAAGTACTAGAAGGTTTAGAAGCGGTTAGAAAAAGACCAGGGATGTATGTAGGTAATACTGATTTAAGAGGATTACATCATTTAGTTTATGAGGTAGTAGATAATAGTATAGATGAAGCAATGGCTGGTTATTGTGATACTATAGAAGTGAATATTGAACCGGGAAATATAATTACAATTACTGATGATGGTCGAGGAATTCCTGTTTCTCCACATCCTAAGTTAGAAAAAACAGCAGTAGAAATTGTAATGACTGTTTTACATGCAGGAGGAAAATTTGATAGTGATGGATATAAAGTTTCCGGTGGATTACATGGAGTTGGGGTTTCAGTAGTAAATGCTTTATCAGAATGGCTTGAAGTAGAAGTTAAACGAAATAATAAAGTATATCATCAAAGATATGAGAGTGGTATCCCAACTAAAGAATTAACTGTAATAGGAGACAGCAATAGAAGTGGTACAAAAATTAGGTTTAAACCAGATCAGACAATCTTTGAAAATATTGAATTTAAGTATAAAACTTTAATAAAAAGATTAAGAGAGTTGGCTTATTTAAATAAAGGGATTGAAATTAAAGTTAAAGATTTGCGGTTAGAAGAGGTTAAAGAGGATACTTTTCAATATGAAGGTGGAATTGTTTCGTTTGTTAAAAATTTAAATAAAAATAAAGATCCAATTTATGATGAGCCTATTTATTTTGAGACTGAAGATGGAGATAATCATGTAGAGGTTGCAATCCAGTATAATGAAACATATGTAGATAATATATTTACATTTGCTAATAATATTAATACTCATGAAGGTGGAACACATTTAAGTGGATTTAAGAGTGCTTTAACTAGAACTGTTAATGATTACGCTAGGAAACAAAATCACTTAAAAGAAGATGATCCTAATCTTTCTGGGGATGATATACGTGAAGGAATAGTAGCTATCATTAATATTAAATTAACTGATCCTCAATTTGAAGGTCAGACTAAGACTAAATTAGGGAATAGTGAAATTCGAGGTGTTGTTGATTCAGCCATTTCAGAAAATTTAAGACAATATTTAGAACAGAATCCTAAAATCGGATCTATCATTATTCAAAAAGCACTTAGAGCAGCACAAGCTAGAAAAGCAGCTAAAAAAGCAAGAGAATTAACTAGAAGAAAGAGTGCTTTGACAAGTACTTCATTGCCTGGGAAATTAGCTGATTGTTCGTCTCGAGATCCAGAAGAATCAGAAATTTATATTGTAGAGGGAGATTCAGCTGGCGGTTCTGCTAAACAAGGGAGAGATAGAAAGTTTCAAGCTATTTTACCATTAAGAGGAAAAATATTAAATGTAGAGAAGGCTCGTTTAAATAGAATTTTAAATAATAATGAAATAAGGTCATTAATTACTGCTTTGGGTACAGGAATTGCCGATGAATTTGATATTAGTAAAATTAGATATAAAAAAGTTATAATTATGACTGATGCTGATGTTGATGGAGCTCATATTAGAACATTATTATTAACATTCTTTTATCGTTATATGCGTCCACTTTTAGAAGCAGGAAATATTTATATTGCTCAACCACCTCTTTATAAAATCAGCAGAGGTAGGGCAGAATATTATGTTTATAATGATAGAAAGTTAGAGGAATTATTAAATGATATTGGTAAAAAAGGAATATCTATGCAACGATATAAGGGATTAGGAGAGATGAATCCAAATCAATTATGGAAGACTACAATGGATCCAGAAAATAGAACAGTTTTACAAGTTCAAATAGAAGATGCAGTAATGGCTGATGATATCTTTACGACTTTAATGGGAGATAAGGTAGCACCAAGAAGAGAATTTATTCAAACTCATGCTAAGGAAGCTAGAAATATAGATATTTAA
- the dnaA gene encoding chromosomal replication initiator protein DnaA, whose protein sequence is MENEDLAHIWQKALEIFESELSKPSFETWLKSTKLLSIEDNYILIEVPNDFSKDWLETRYANLIKDTINDLINRNLDVEFVIPEDEEKEITNKKDSKEKTTEKKKNKKDPASFLNPKYTFDTFVIGSSNRFAHAASLAVAEAPAKAYNPLFIYGDVGLGKTHLMHAIGHYILKHDPNLKVVYATSEKFTNELINSIRDDKTVDFRNKYRNIDILLVDDIQFLAGKERTQEEFFHTFNALHEANKQIIISSDRPPKEIPTLEERLRSRFEWGLITDIQEPDLETRIAILRKKATLEDLEVPNEVIVYIANQIPSNIRELEGALIRVVAYSSLTNNKITVDLAKEALKDIIPTSEPKEITIELIQEVVTNYYNLEMKDMKSKKRTRAIAFPRQVAMYIARELTDSSLPKIGDEFGGRDHTTVIHGYDKISNKLKEEPRFRNTLETLMNKVQT, encoded by the coding sequence ATGGAAAATGAAGACTTAGCACATATTTGGCAAAAAGCTTTAGAAATATTTGAATCAGAACTAAGTAAACCTAGTTTTGAAACATGGCTTAAATCAACTAAACTATTATCTATTGAAGACAATTACATTTTAATTGAAGTACCTAACGATTTTTCTAAAGATTGGCTAGAAACAAGATATGCTAATTTAATTAAAGACACAATTAATGACCTAATTAATAGAAATTTGGATGTAGAGTTTGTTATTCCTGAAGATGAAGAGAAGGAAATTACTAATAAAAAAGATAGTAAAGAAAAAACTACTGAGAAGAAAAAGAATAAAAAAGATCCAGCTTCCTTCTTAAATCCTAAATATACATTCGATACATTTGTAATTGGTAGTAGCAACCGTTTTGCTCATGCCGCTTCTTTAGCAGTAGCTGAAGCTCCAGCTAAAGCATATAATCCTCTTTTTATATATGGTGATGTAGGATTAGGTAAAACCCACTTAATGCACGCCATTGGACATTATATACTTAAACATGACCCTAATTTGAAAGTTGTTTATGCTACTTCAGAAAAGTTTACAAATGAATTAATTAATTCTATTAGAGATGATAAAACTGTTGATTTCAGAAATAAATACAGAAATATCGATATTTTATTAGTAGATGATATTCAATTCTTAGCAGGTAAAGAAAGAACTCAAGAAGAGTTTTTCCATACATTTAACGCTTTACATGAGGCAAATAAACAAATAATTATCTCTAGCGATCGACCACCAAAAGAAATCCCAACTTTAGAAGAACGTTTAAGATCTAGATTCGAATGGGGATTAATTACTGATATTCAAGAACCAGATTTAGAAACTAGAATTGCAATTTTACGCAAAAAAGCTACTCTAGAAGATTTAGAAGTACCTAATGAAGTTATAGTATATATTGCTAATCAAATTCCTTCTAATATTAGAGAATTAGAAGGAGCATTAATTAGAGTTGTAGCCTATTCATCTTTGACTAATAATAAAATTACTGTAGACTTAGCTAAAGAAGCTTTAAAAGATATTATACCTACTTCTGAACCAAAAGAAATAACTATTGAATTAATCCAGGAAGTAGTTACTAATTATTACAATTTAGAAATGAAAGATATGAAATCCAAGAAAAGAACTAGAGCAATAGCATTTCCTAGACAAGTAGCTATGTATATAGCCAGAGAGTTAACAGATTCTTCACTTCCTAAAATAGGTGATGAATTTGGAGGTAGAGACCATACAACAGTTATCCATGGTTATGATAAAATTAGTAATAAGCTAAAAGAAGAACCTAGATTTAGAAATACTTTAGAAACATTGATGAATAAAGTTCAAACATAA
- the gyrA gene encoding DNA gyrase subunit A, with product MPEISKGQVNPIDIQDEMKDSYIDYAMSVIVGRALPDVRDGLKPVHRRILYAMYDLGMTPKKPHKKSARIVGEVLGKYHPHGDTAVYDTMVRMAQDFSYRYRLVDGHGNFGSIDGDSAAAMRYTEARMSNIATELLSDIKQDTVDFQPNFDDSLEEPEVLPARLPNLLINGSSGIAVGMSTNIPPHNLGEVVDGLIAMIDNPDIKIIDLMKIIKGPDFPTGGIIMGRKAIKKAFETGKGKVKVRARSEIEELDNGKPRIIINELPYRVNKAKLVENIADLVREEKVEGITDLRDESDRNGMRVVIELKKSVNPRITLNKLFKHTRLQTTFGIIMLALVDNEPKVLNLKEILKHYLEHQKEVVTRRTKYKLNKAEARLHILKGLRIALDNIDSVIKTIRSSDNKKIAKERLISRFDLTDKQAKAILSMRLQRLTGLEIDKILSEYEELTKKIEYLKSILASETKLLGIIKEEILELKGKYLDERMTEIRDQEADIDIEDLIKEEDIAITLTHSGYIKRIPLDTYRGQRRGGKGIIGINTHEEDFVEHLYSTSTHNYLLFFTNQGRVYRLKGYQIPEASRQAKGTAIVNLLEIESDEKITAVIPIKEFKEDNYLVMATKEGKIKKTDLQEFNTNYTGLIGIDLQKDDELMGVKLTSGKEEIMLGTKLGLAIRFHESEVRSMGRTARGVNGIDLSIEDQVVGLDIVRDNAELLVITDQGYGKRTPIDRYRVQSRAGKGLLTLKRTEKNGKLITLKVVDDDDEIMLISEKGILIRISVDEISSTGRNTQGVRVMRLSEGDQVVSLAYINNDEEDIEDIKEEDDDHQIEEDIIKEVEEVTEK from the coding sequence ATGCCAGAAATAAGCAAGGGGCAGGTAAACCCTATAGATATTCAAGATGAAATGAAAGATTCATATATAGATTATGCTATGAGCGTTATTGTGGGTAGAGCATTACCTGATGTTCGAGATGGTTTAAAACCTGTACATCGTCGAATTTTATATGCTATGTATGATTTAGGTATGACTCCAAAGAAACCTCATAAAAAATCAGCAAGAATAGTAGGAGAAGTACTAGGTAAGTATCACCCTCATGGAGACACAGCAGTTTACGACACTATGGTTAGAATGGCTCAAGATTTCTCATATAGATATAGATTAGTTGATGGTCATGGGAATTTTGGATCAATAGATGGTGATTCCGCTGCAGCAATGCGTTATACAGAAGCTAGGATGTCTAATATAGCAACTGAATTATTATCAGATATAAAACAGGATACAGTTGACTTTCAGCCAAACTTTGATGATTCATTAGAAGAGCCAGAGGTATTACCAGCTAGATTACCTAATCTTTTAATAAATGGATCATCTGGAATTGCTGTAGGAATGTCAACTAATATTCCTCCTCATAATTTAGGAGAAGTTGTCGATGGATTAATAGCTATGATAGATAACCCTGATATTAAAATTATTGATTTAATGAAAATTATAAAAGGTCCTGATTTTCCAACTGGTGGAATAATTATGGGGCGTAAAGCAATTAAGAAAGCTTTTGAAACCGGTAAAGGTAAAGTGAAGGTTAGAGCACGGTCTGAAATTGAAGAATTAGATAATGGAAAACCACGGATTATAATTAATGAGTTACCATATCGGGTTAATAAGGCTAAATTAGTTGAGAATATTGCTGATTTAGTTAGAGAAGAGAAAGTTGAAGGAATTACTGATTTAAGAGATGAATCAGACCGTAATGGAATGCGGGTAGTAATTGAATTAAAGAAGAGTGTTAATCCAAGAATCACTTTAAATAAATTATTTAAACATACACGATTACAGACGACTTTTGGAATTATTATGTTAGCATTAGTTGATAATGAACCTAAAGTCTTAAATCTAAAAGAAATTTTAAAACATTATCTAGAACATCAAAAGGAAGTAGTAACTCGTCGAACTAAATACAAACTTAATAAAGCAGAAGCGAGACTACATATCTTAAAAGGATTAAGAATTGCTTTAGATAATATTGATTCAGTAATTAAAACAATTCGTAGTTCTGATAACAAGAAGATAGCTAAGGAAAGATTAATATCTAGGTTTGACTTAACTGATAAACAAGCTAAAGCTATCTTAAGTATGAGATTGCAGAGGTTAACTGGGTTAGAAATAGATAAGATACTTTCTGAGTATGAAGAACTGACTAAAAAGATAGAATACTTAAAATCTATTTTAGCTAGTGAGACCAAATTATTAGGAATTATTAAAGAAGAAATTTTAGAATTAAAAGGTAAATATTTAGATGAAAGAATGACTGAAATTAGAGATCAAGAAGCAGACATAGATATAGAAGATTTAATTAAAGAAGAAGATATAGCAATTACTTTAACACACAGTGGTTATATCAAAAGAATACCATTAGATACATATCGTGGTCAACGCCGAGGTGGAAAAGGAATTATTGGTATTAATACTCATGAAGAGGATTTTGTAGAGCATTTATATTCTACATCTACACATAATTATTTATTATTCTTTACTAATCAAGGTAGAGTATATCGTTTAAAAGGATATCAAATTCCAGAAGCTAGTAGACAAGCTAAAGGAACAGCAATTGTTAATTTATTAGAAATAGAGTCTGATGAAAAAATTACAGCGGTTATTCCAATTAAAGAATTTAAAGAAGATAATTATTTAGTTATGGCCACTAAAGAAGGAAAAATTAAGAAGACAGATTTACAAGAATTTAATACTAATTATACTGGTTTAATTGGAATAGATCTTCAAAAAGATGATGAACTAATGGGAGTTAAGCTAACTAGTGGAAAAGAAGAGATTATGTTAGGAACAAAATTAGGATTAGCAATTAGATTTCATGAATCAGAAGTTAGAAGTATGGGAAGAACAGCTAGAGGAGTAAACGGGATTGATTTATCAATAGAAGATCAAGTGGTTGGTCTAGATATAGTTAGAGATAATGCAGAATTATTAGTAATTACAGACCAAGGATATGGAAAACGAACGCCTATTGATAGATATCGTGTTCAAAGTAGAGCAGGAAAAGGACTACTTACACTGAAGAGAACAGAAAAAAATGGTAAGTTAATAACTTTAAAAGTAGTTGATGATGATGATGAAATAATGTTAATTTCAGAAAAGGGGATTTTAATTAGAATATCTGTTGATGAAATTTCATCAACAGGTCGAAATACACAAGGTGTAAGAGTTATGAGATTATCTGAAGGTGACCAAGTTGTTTCTTTAGCTTATATTAATAATGATGAGGAAGATATAGAGGATATAAAAGAAGAAGATGATGATCATCAGATTGAAGAAGATATTATTAAAGAAGTTGAGGAAGTTACTGAAAAATAA
- the recF gene encoding DNA replication/repair protein RecF (All proteins in this family for which functions are known are DNA-binding proteins that assist the filamentation of RecA onto DNA for the initiation of recombination or recombinational repair.), whose translation MRSVTDLYLTDIYLNSFRNYNKLELNLNKNLNLFIGDNAQGKTNILESIYLLSTGDSHRTNIASEMVNWQKNKSYIKSNIYKNGQDFKIEVLIEGRRKKVKVNSNKLKKINNLIGYLNVVIFSPEDLRLVKGSPSKRRKFINLEISQINSYYRHNLKEYSKVLKQRNNLLKEIREKRSSKDMLKIWNQQLIELGSKIIAKRLETLDKLSILARLMHRKITDGLETLELNYDSTLDLDDTWSLEIIKNNFTERLSSNQEREIQRGVSLFGPHRDDILFNVNDINIRKFGSQGQQRTTALALKLAELEFMKSEIGEYPVLLLDDVFSELDNKRRNHLLKVIKNKIQTFITSTQLNKLNEIEDNMNLYKVKKGKVVKMKNG comes from the coding sequence GTGAGGAGTGTAACTGATTTGTATCTTACCGACATATATTTAAATAGTTTTAGGAATTATAATAAATTAGAATTAAATTTAAATAAAAACTTGAATTTATTTATAGGTGATAATGCACAAGGAAAAACTAACATTCTGGAGTCTATTTATTTGTTAAGTACAGGTGACTCTCATCGAACAAATATTGCTTCAGAAATGGTAAATTGGCAAAAAAATAAATCTTATATCAAAAGTAATATTTATAAGAATGGACAAGATTTTAAAATAGAAGTTTTAATTGAAGGTAGAAGGAAAAAAGTTAAAGTTAATTCGAATAAATTAAAAAAGATTAATAATCTTATAGGATATCTTAATGTTGTAATCTTTTCTCCAGAAGATTTAAGACTAGTTAAAGGTAGCCCTAGTAAAAGGAGAAAATTTATTAATTTAGAGATCTCTCAAATTAATTCGTATTATCGCCATAATTTAAAAGAGTATAGTAAAGTATTAAAACAACGTAATAACTTATTAAAAGAAATTAGAGAGAAAAGAAGTTCTAAAGATATGTTGAAGATTTGGAATCAACAATTAATAGAATTAGGTAGTAAAATAATTGCTAAAAGGTTAGAAACATTAGATAAATTAAGTATTTTAGCTAGATTGATGCATCGTAAAATTACAGATGGGTTAGAAACTTTAGAATTAAATTATGATTCTACATTAGATTTAGATGATACTTGGAGTTTAGAAATTATTAAAAATAATTTTACAGAGAGGTTAAGTTCTAACCAAGAACGGGAAATTCAAAGAGGGGTTAGTTTATTTGGACCTCATCGTGATGATATTTTATTTAACGTTAATGATATAAATATTAGAAAGTTTGGTTCTCAAGGGCAACAAAGAACTACTGCCTTGGCTTTAAAACTGGCTGAATTAGAATTTATGAAATCTGAAATAGGTGAATACCCTGTGTTATTATTGGATGACGTATTTTCTGAATTGGATAATAAACGAAGAAACCACCTTTTAAAAGTAATAAAGAATAAGATTCAAACATTTATAACTAGTACCCAACTAAATAAATTAAATGAAATTGAAGATAATATGAATCTATATAAAGTTAAAAAGGGTAAGGTGGTGAAAATGAAAAATGGTTAA
- the dnaN gene encoding DNA polymerase III subunit beta, with translation MQIKVDKKEIYNGIKTVSKAVSSKSTLPILSGILMEAKDDKIKLVGTDLEIGIECSINAKVINEGNIVLPATYLSNIIKELPNQDIELIVDEDNNAKINCNLSEFKIHGFPADEFPLLPEVEAGTQYKLEQQTFKNMIDRIKFATSNDESRPFLTGGLLLIEDQEIKMVSTDSYRLAYTELELNKDLSFNKVIIPSKTLSELSKLINSDEEMKILVTDNQILFEFSNITIISRLIEGQFPNYNQVIPNDSTTEIKVNKKELLNATKRASLFVKDNSNIIKTSFKNNKLIIESTGSKVGESYEEINTSQQGENTEIAFNANYLIDVLKVIKNDQVLIKLSGGLSPGVIQESNNDDYIYVIMPVRST, from the coding sequence ATGCAGATTAAAGTAGACAAGAAAGAAATTTATAATGGAATCAAAACTGTCAGTAAAGCTGTTTCATCAAAAAGTACTTTACCAATTTTATCTGGAATTTTAATGGAAGCTAAAGATGATAAGATAAAACTGGTAGGTACTGATTTAGAAATAGGAATAGAATGCAGTATAAATGCAAAAGTTATAAATGAAGGAAATATAGTCCTTCCAGCTACATATCTATCTAATATTATTAAAGAATTACCTAATCAAGATATAGAGTTAATAGTAGATGAAGATAATAATGCAAAAATCAATTGTAATCTATCAGAATTTAAAATTCACGGTTTTCCTGCTGATGAATTTCCATTACTACCGGAAGTAGAAGCAGGTACACAATACAAATTAGAACAACAAACATTTAAAAATATGATAGATAGAATTAAATTTGCTACTTCTAATGATGAAAGTAGACCTTTTTTAACTGGAGGATTACTTTTAATAGAAGACCAAGAAATTAAAATGGTATCTACTGATTCCTATCGTTTAGCTTATACTGAATTAGAATTAAATAAAGATTTATCATTTAATAAAGTAATTATACCAAGTAAAACACTAAGTGAATTAAGTAAATTAATAAATTCTGATGAAGAAATGAAAATTTTAGTAACAGATAATCAAATTTTATTTGAATTTTCGAATATTACTATTATTTCACGTTTAATTGAAGGACAGTTTCCTAATTATAACCAAGTAATCCCTAATGATTCTACAACTGAAATCAAAGTAAATAAAAAAGAATTATTAAATGCAACTAAAAGAGCTTCCTTATTTGTTAAAGATAATTCTAACATTATAAAAACTTCATTTAAAAATAATAAATTAATAATAGAATCTACTGGTTCAAAAGTTGGTGAATCCTATGAAGAGATAAATACATCTCAACAAGGAGAAAACACAGAAATTGCATTTAATGCTAATTATTTAATTGATGTTTTAAAAGTCATCAAAAATGACCAAGTTTTAATTAAATTATCTGGTGGATTAAGTCCAGGAGTTATTCAAGAATCTAATAATGATGATTATATCTATGTAATTATGCCGGTTAGATCTACTTAA
- the rnpA gene encoding ribonuclease P protein component, with the protein MSVQDESLSKIERLTKNYQFKKVYNRGKSKANKLVVLYILKKKDNQRRVGFSVSKKVGKAVVRNKLKRVLKEVYRRNKYKLICGVDLVIIARRRIRHASYDEIETAVLDIFKRSKIIK; encoded by the coding sequence ATGTCCGTACAGGATGAATCTCTATCCAAAATTGAAAGACTTACTAAAAATTATCAATTTAAAAAAGTTTATAATCGTGGGAAATCAAAAGCTAACAAATTAGTTGTTCTATATATATTAAAGAAGAAAGATAATCAGAGAAGAGTAGGGTTTTCAGTTAGTAAAAAAGTTGGAAAAGCAGTTGTTAGAAATAAGCTAAAAAGAGTTTTAAAAGAAGTTTATCGGAGAAATAAATATAAATTAATATGTGGGGTTGACTTAGTTATTATTGCTAGAAGAAGGATTAGACACGCTTCTTATGATGAAATTGAGACTGCTGTTTTAGATATATTTAAAAGATCCAAAATTATCAAATAG